In Paenibacillus ihbetae, the following are encoded in one genomic region:
- a CDS encoding G1 family glutamic endopeptidase — MGTVARMSTHHICRFESAAKPQRNIGWISNNWSGYSIKGAKGAFRRISGEWNVPFLRPSGGSSYSSAWIGIDGFGNQSLIQTGTGHDLINGKPYYYAWWEILPAAATLIPLPVHPGDRMSAVIAKKRGSTWIICLRNVTKGWTFRISRRYRGPQTSAEWIVEAPLVGGILSRMARLSDVAFSRCRVNGSNPKLKARHGGLMLQNLMITAIPSDPSPCGDAFVVKSTLR, encoded by the coding sequence ATGGGAACCGTTGCTAGAATGAGCACACATCACATCTGCCGCTTTGAATCCGCGGCCAAGCCGCAGCGAAACATCGGGTGGATTTCGAATAATTGGTCCGGCTACAGCATCAAGGGGGCAAAAGGTGCGTTTAGGCGAATATCCGGGGAGTGGAATGTTCCATTTCTTCGCCCAAGTGGAGGCTCTTCCTATTCATCCGCTTGGATCGGGATCGATGGCTTCGGCAACCAAAGCTTGATTCAGACGGGCACCGGGCATGATCTGATAAACGGCAAGCCTTATTATTATGCGTGGTGGGAGATCCTTCCCGCCGCCGCGACCCTAATTCCGCTGCCTGTCCATCCGGGGGACCGCATGTCGGCCGTCATTGCCAAAAAGCGCGGGAGCACCTGGATTATCTGCCTCCGGAATGTGACAAAAGGCTGGACGTTCCGTATAAGCCGCAGATACCGCGGTCCGCAAACCTCTGCGGAATGGATCGTGGAGGCGCCGCTGGTAGGTGGCATACTCTCCAGAATGGCGCGTCTATCCGACGTCGCTTTCTCCCGGTGCCGCGTAAATGGCAGCAATCCTAAGCTGAAAGCACGCCATGGAGGGCTTATGCTTCAAAATTTGATGATTACTGCAATTCCATCGGATCCTTCTCCTTGCGGAGACGCTTTCGTCGTGAAGAGCACCCTTCGGTAA
- a CDS encoding endonuclease/exonuclease/phosphatase family protein — MNVITMTFNLRVNVDSDGSNAWPHRKHRAAAVIAEASPDLFGTQEGSGAMLRDLDEALPEYGRIGTGRMGQGDRDGEHCAIYYKQADFSILREGQFWLSETPEKPGSLGWDGSYPRICTWGLFQSTKDTGVRFYVVNTHFDHMGAVARQESAKLILDHIQRLTKEASLPVILMGDLNAGPGETEIEILREALQDAYELLGEPAGRTFHDFKGGLEGEPIDYIFTTRGVEMVETIIYRDTYDGAYPSDHYPVSMKWRAASE, encoded by the coding sequence ATGAATGTGATAACAATGACCTTCAATTTACGCGTGAATGTGGACAGCGACGGCAGCAACGCTTGGCCTCACCGGAAGCATCGAGCAGCTGCCGTCATTGCAGAGGCATCCCCCGATTTGTTTGGAACCCAAGAGGGCTCCGGTGCCATGCTGCGGGATCTGGACGAAGCTCTGCCCGAGTACGGCAGAATCGGAACGGGACGGATGGGGCAAGGCGACCGGGACGGAGAACACTGCGCGATCTATTACAAGCAAGCCGATTTCTCCATCCTGCGGGAAGGGCAGTTCTGGCTGTCCGAAACGCCGGAGAAGCCAGGAAGCCTCGGCTGGGACGGCAGCTATCCCCGAATTTGCACATGGGGACTGTTCCAAAGCACGAAGGACACTGGCGTACGTTTTTACGTCGTGAACACGCATTTTGACCACATGGGCGCAGTTGCCCGGCAGGAAAGCGCCAAGCTCATTCTCGATCATATTCAGCGTCTGACGAAGGAAGCATCGCTTCCGGTTATTCTAATGGGCGATCTGAATGCAGGACCCGGTGAAACGGAAATTGAGATACTGCGGGAAGCGCTTCAAGACGCCTACGAGCTTCTGGGCGAACCGGCAGGCCGCACATTCCATGATTTCAAGGGTGGACTCGAAGGCGAACCGATCGACTATATTTTTACTACACGTGGTGTCGAGATGGTGGAGACGATCATTTATCGGGATACTTACGACGGGGCCTATCCGTCCGACCACTACCCGGTGTCGATGAAATGGAGAGCAGCATCCGAATAG
- a CDS encoding ABC transporter substrate-binding protein: MKSLKRGLGLVTTTLLSVSMLFGCTGGKETPGDAGSGGTDGGGKTVINVTFRDDGIGENGSFYKWLKEMSAAFPDKSVEIRPAPIQASEGDYFAKVALALKSKDTAPDIVTEDTFILNSDASAGYLEPLDERLAQWEDWGNGSFIEAMKKGVTASDGKVYGVPYNTDSRGLWYNKDIFKQVGLPEDWQPKTWEDVLNAARTIKEKAPDIVPIWMNMGKATGEATSMQTYEMLLYGTGERLYDDASGKWIIKSQGILDALTFVETVNKEKLGPPLSKVLNGQAGNTASREYLPQGKLAISLDGSWITGNYLETGAAPWPEYKDVLGFAPMPTSQGQAPGSITLAGGWALSIPSNSKNKDKAWEFIKFALNKENTQKLVMSSGNITVRADVAKDPEYTKMPFNEIATEYLQNAEFRPAQEKYPEVSTQIQTMVESVATGTSPADAMNKYAQDVTRIVGAEKVVEK, encoded by the coding sequence TTGAAATCACTCAAGAGAGGATTGGGGCTCGTAACTACGACCTTGCTGAGCGTTTCCATGCTGTTCGGTTGTACGGGGGGCAAGGAAACGCCCGGCGATGCGGGAAGCGGGGGAACCGATGGCGGAGGGAAGACCGTCATTAACGTCACGTTCCGGGATGACGGGATCGGCGAGAACGGTTCGTTTTATAAATGGCTTAAGGAAATGTCCGCAGCCTTTCCGGACAAAAGCGTCGAGATCCGGCCGGCACCGATCCAGGCCTCCGAAGGCGACTATTTCGCCAAGGTTGCACTGGCGCTGAAATCCAAGGATACCGCGCCGGATATCGTCACGGAGGATACCTTTATTTTGAACTCCGATGCCAGCGCCGGCTACTTGGAGCCGCTTGACGAACGGCTGGCCCAGTGGGAGGACTGGGGCAACGGCTCGTTCATCGAGGCGATGAAGAAGGGCGTGACCGCCAGCGACGGCAAAGTGTACGGCGTTCCATACAATACGGATTCGCGGGGATTGTGGTATAACAAGGATATTTTCAAGCAGGTCGGGCTTCCGGAGGATTGGCAGCCGAAAACTTGGGAGGATGTGCTGAATGCCGCCCGCACGATTAAGGAGAAGGCGCCGGATATCGTGCCGATCTGGATGAACATGGGCAAGGCGACCGGCGAAGCGACTTCCATGCAGACCTATGAGATGCTGCTCTACGGAACGGGCGAGCGGTTATACGATGACGCAAGCGGCAAATGGATCATCAAGAGCCAGGGCATCCTGGATGCTCTGACATTTGTGGAGACGGTCAACAAGGAAAAGCTCGGGCCGCCGCTGTCGAAGGTATTGAACGGTCAGGCCGGCAATACCGCATCCCGGGAGTATTTGCCGCAAGGCAAGCTGGCAATCTCGCTTGACGGCTCATGGATTACGGGCAACTATCTCGAAACCGGGGCCGCGCCTTGGCCGGAGTATAAGGATGTGCTGGGGTTCGCGCCGATGCCGACCAGCCAAGGCCAGGCTCCGGGCTCGATCACGTTGGCCGGCGGGTGGGCGCTGTCGATTCCGAGCAACTCCAAGAACAAGGATAAGGCCTGGGAGTTCATCAAGTTTGCCTTGAACAAGGAAAATACGCAGAAGCTGGTCATGTCCTCGGGCAACATTACGGTCCGCGCCGACGTGGCGAAGGATCCGGAATACACGAAGATGCCGTTTAACGAAATCGCGACGGAATATTTGCAGAATGCAGAATTCCGCCCGGCCCAGGAGAAGTATCCGGAGGTGTCGACGCAAATCCAAACGATGGTGGAATCGGTTGCCACGGGCACCTCGCCTGCCGATGCGATGAATAAATACGCGCAGGATGTTACCCGGATCGTCGGCGCGGAGAAGGTTGTGGAGAAATAA
- a CDS encoding carbohydrate ABC transporter permease, which yields MSSLSANDALIKRKSSYPWLFYLLPSIAIMLVFFIYPILLTFYYSFTNLALTGEAARELKFIGFENYARMFQDPTVRISIWNTLVFLIGSAVIGQQVLGFLIALLMKQRNRTFRRVIGTIVLAGWVTPEIVCALCLYSFFGDEGTLNAIIGFFGFSEVTWLFTVPMLTIILANIWHGTAFSMLVFQAALDDVPNEIEEAAVVDGASKWKIFTSIIIPYIKGTITTNMMLVTLQTLGVFGLIYAMTGGGPGNSTTTLPIFMYNQAFVNYQLGYGTAISLLLLLIGIVLSLLYIRSMKE from the coding sequence ATGAGCAGTCTATCGGCGAACGACGCTTTGATTAAGCGCAAATCATCGTATCCCTGGCTCTTTTATCTGCTTCCCTCGATTGCGATCATGCTTGTGTTTTTTATTTATCCGATTCTGCTGACCTTCTATTATTCGTTCACGAACCTGGCGTTAACGGGCGAAGCCGCGAGAGAGCTGAAATTCATCGGATTTGAGAACTATGCAAGAATGTTTCAAGACCCTACCGTTCGCATCAGCATATGGAATACACTCGTATTCCTCATCGGCTCGGCCGTCATTGGACAGCAGGTGCTCGGCTTCCTGATCGCGCTGCTGATGAAGCAGCGAAACCGGACATTTCGGCGGGTGATCGGCACGATTGTCCTCGCAGGATGGGTGACCCCGGAAATCGTATGCGCCCTGTGCCTCTACAGCTTCTTCGGCGATGAGGGCACTTTGAACGCCATCATTGGCTTCTTCGGGTTCTCCGAAGTGACGTGGCTGTTCACGGTTCCGATGCTGACGATCATTTTGGCGAACATTTGGCACGGCACCGCCTTTTCCATGCTGGTGTTCCAAGCCGCGCTCGACGACGTCCCGAATGAGATCGAAGAAGCGGCAGTCGTCGACGGGGCGTCTAAATGGAAAATCTTCACGAGCATTATCATTCCGTATATTAAAGGGACGATCACGACAAATATGATGCTCGTCACGCTGCAGACGCTCGGCGTGTTCGGGCTGATCTATGCCATGACCGGCGGAGGGCCTGGCAATTCGACGACCACGCTGCCGATCTTCATGTACAACCAGGCTTTTGTCAATTACCAGCTGGGCTATGGAACCGCGATCTCGCTGCTGCTGCTCCTGATCGGCATTGTTCTCAGTCTTCTGTATATTCGATCGATGAAAGAGTAA
- a CDS encoding carbohydrate ABC transporter permease, which translates to MNAKQRKLVYRILPYAVLTGIGICFLLPLLWVLVASVDPNAMQSLKMPSRITGANYAEVITSSENQRAFLIGLIMSLGQAVLVVLLALLAAYPLSRYQMKYKKPFMLTILFMTSLPITAVMVPVYQLFLGLKLYDNIFGVILFYVASSMPYGIWMMKNFMDSVPNDLEEAAWVDGASVFTGIRKVVAPLMVPGICTVAIFTFSGSWGNFFVPYILLQSPEKFPASLKLYQFFGQYGMVEYGSLAAFSVLYAIPAIILYILSQQFMSKGFGLQGGTKG; encoded by the coding sequence ATGAATGCCAAACAACGCAAGCTCGTGTATCGCATCCTGCCGTATGCCGTCCTTACCGGAATCGGGATATGCTTCCTGCTGCCGCTGCTGTGGGTGCTCGTAGCATCCGTCGATCCAAATGCGATGCAATCGCTGAAGATGCCGAGCCGCATCACCGGGGCGAACTACGCCGAGGTCATCACCAGCAGCGAGAATCAGCGGGCGTTCCTGATCGGCCTTATCATGTCGCTTGGCCAAGCCGTTCTGGTTGTTCTGCTGGCGCTGCTCGCCGCTTATCCTTTATCCAGGTATCAGATGAAATATAAGAAGCCTTTCATGCTGACGATTCTGTTCATGACTTCGCTTCCGATAACAGCCGTTATGGTGCCGGTTTATCAGCTGTTCCTGGGACTGAAGCTGTATGACAATATCTTCGGCGTCATCCTGTTCTATGTGGCGTCATCCATGCCGTATGGCATCTGGATGATGAAGAATTTCATGGATTCCGTGCCGAATGATCTCGAAGAAGCTGCCTGGGTGGACGGGGCCTCGGTGTTTACCGGCATCCGCAAGGTCGTTGCGCCGCTGATGGTCCCGGGCATCTGCACGGTTGCGATCTTCACCTTCTCCGGCAGCTGGGGCAATTTTTTCGTGCCGTATATCCTGCTCCAGTCTCCCGAAAAATTCCCGGCATCCCTCAAGCTGTACCAGTTCTTCGGCCAATACGGCATGGTCGAATACGGCAGTCTTGCTGCATTTTCGGTGCTCTATGCCATACCGGCCATCATCCTGTACATTCTGTCGCAGCAATTTATGTCGAAGGGCTTCGGGCTCCAAGGCGGAACGAAGGGGTAA
- a CDS encoding glycoside hydrolase family 13 protein yields the protein MLEAWWKEAVVYEIYPVSFKDSNGDGKGDLRGIISKLDYLKDLGVNVIWICPIYESPGMDNGYDISNYYAINPSFGTMEDFDELLKEAHARDLKIMMDLVLNHTSDKHPWFMESRSSADNPKRNYYIWRKGVNGLFPNNWESYFSGSVWEFDERTGEYYMHLYSKHQPDLNWTNEEMVKELYDMIRWWLEKGVDGFRFDAIAHIVKAKGLPNADNPQHLPVVRAYQLFSNLENVHDLLRRLNDEVLMDYDIMTVGETSGLGPEQALQYVGDQRHELDMVFQFEHMTLDSVSTGTGRWEARSWTLLELKKIMSRWQTTLHNQGWNANYLGNHDQPRPVSRFGDDRQFRVESAKMLATFMLTLQGTPYIYQGEEIGMTNAAFENIGDYRDVETLNYYEQSQLQGKPNDQIMAAIQAKSRDNARTPMQWNAGHQAGFTTGIPWIKVNPNYTEVNVDSAMKDPKSIYHYYRKLIALRKQHKALVYGEYKLLLPLDPDLYVYIRTLEQDTILVILNFFDEMPRMEWPKHLRDLTRELLISNYEPVPDELADQIDLRPYEARVYRLY from the coding sequence ATGCTTGAAGCCTGGTGGAAGGAAGCGGTCGTCTACGAGATCTATCCCGTCAGTTTCAAAGATAGCAACGGGGACGGCAAAGGCGACCTTCGCGGGATCATTTCCAAGCTCGATTATTTAAAGGATCTCGGCGTCAATGTCATATGGATCTGCCCGATCTACGAATCTCCCGGAATGGATAACGGTTATGATATCAGCAATTATTATGCGATCAATCCGTCGTTCGGCACGATGGAGGATTTCGACGAGCTGTTAAAGGAAGCTCATGCAAGAGATTTGAAAATCATGATGGATCTGGTACTGAACCACACCTCTGACAAGCACCCCTGGTTCATGGAATCGAGATCCTCAGCCGATAATCCCAAACGGAATTATTATATCTGGCGCAAGGGCGTGAACGGGCTGTTCCCCAACAACTGGGAGTCTTATTTCAGCGGCTCGGTGTGGGAGTTCGATGAGAGGACCGGCGAGTATTACATGCATTTGTATTCCAAGCATCAGCCGGATCTCAACTGGACGAACGAAGAAATGGTCAAGGAATTGTACGACATGATCCGGTGGTGGCTGGAAAAGGGAGTCGACGGCTTTCGCTTTGATGCCATCGCTCATATCGTGAAAGCCAAGGGTTTGCCTAATGCCGACAATCCCCAGCATCTGCCGGTCGTCAGGGCCTATCAGCTTTTTTCGAATTTGGAAAACGTCCATGATTTGCTGAGAAGGCTGAACGACGAAGTGCTGATGGATTACGACATTATGACGGTCGGGGAGACCTCGGGCCTTGGCCCGGAACAGGCGCTGCAATACGTCGGGGATCAACGGCACGAGCTGGATATGGTGTTTCAATTTGAACATATGACCCTCGATTCCGTCTCGACGGGAACCGGGAGATGGGAAGCCCGCTCCTGGACCCTTCTGGAACTGAAAAAGATTATGAGCCGTTGGCAAACCACACTTCATAACCAGGGCTGGAATGCAAACTACTTGGGCAATCACGACCAGCCCAGACCGGTATCCCGATTCGGCGATGATCGGCAGTTCCGTGTCGAATCGGCCAAGATGCTCGCAACCTTCATGCTTACCTTGCAGGGCACCCCTTATATTTACCAGGGCGAGGAAATCGGAATGACGAATGCAGCCTTTGAGAACATCGGCGATTACCGGGACGTCGAAACCCTGAATTATTACGAGCAATCCCAGCTTCAAGGCAAGCCGAATGACCAGATCATGGCGGCCATTCAGGCTAAAAGCCGGGATAATGCCCGTACTCCCATGCAATGGAATGCAGGCCACCAGGCTGGATTTACGACCGGAATACCATGGATCAAGGTGAACCCGAATTATACCGAAGTGAATGTGGATTCGGCGATGAAAGATCCGAAATCCATCTACCATTACTACCGGAAGCTGATCGCCCTTCGCAAACAGCATAAAGCGCTTGTGTACGGGGAATATAAGCTGCTCCTTCCCCTGGATCCCGATTTGTATGTGTATATCCGAACGTTGGAGCAGGATACCATACTCGTGATCCTTAATTTTTTTGACGAAATGCCCCGGATGGAGTGGCCGAAGCATCTTCGGGACCTAACGCGTGAGCTGCTGATTTCCAATTACGAGCCCGTGCCGGATGAGTTGGCGGACCAGATCGATCTCCGCCCTTATGAAGCCAGAGTTTACCGGCTGTACTGA
- a CDS encoding glucose-1-dehydrogenase has translation MYKDLEGSTAVITGASSGIGRAIALRFGQEKMNVVINYVSNEDEVNAIVRKIESFGGKAIGVYGDVTKEEDVKKLVAAAHHHFGSLEVMVNNAGIENEVPSEDLTLDNWRKVLDVNLTGAFLGCREAIDYMLEHRIKGRIINVSSVHERIPWPHFLHYAASKGGIKMMTETLALEFAPKGIRVNNLGPGAIDTPINAAKFSDPAAKAKVEALIPLGYIGKPEEIAAAAAWLASSESSYVTGITLFADGGMTKYPAFQGGQG, from the coding sequence GTGTACAAGGATCTGGAGGGAAGCACAGCCGTCATTACCGGCGCCTCGTCCGGCATCGGGCGCGCAATCGCTCTGAGGTTCGGACAAGAAAAGATGAACGTGGTCATCAATTACGTCAGCAACGAGGATGAAGTGAACGCCATCGTACGCAAGATTGAATCCTTCGGCGGAAAAGCCATCGGCGTGTATGGCGACGTCACCAAGGAAGAGGATGTCAAGAAGCTCGTAGCCGCCGCTCATCATCATTTCGGCTCCTTGGAGGTCATGGTGAATAACGCTGGCATCGAAAACGAAGTGCCTTCCGAGGATTTGACGTTGGATAACTGGAGAAAAGTGCTCGACGTGAATTTAACCGGGGCCTTTCTAGGCTGCCGCGAGGCAATCGATTACATGCTTGAGCACCGGATCAAGGGACGGATCATCAACGTTTCGAGCGTGCACGAGAGAATTCCGTGGCCTCATTTTCTGCATTATGCGGCCAGCAAGGGCGGGATCAAGATGATGACCGAAACGCTGGCGCTGGAATTCGCACCGAAGGGGATCCGAGTCAACAATCTGGGGCCTGGTGCGATCGACACCCCGATCAACGCCGCCAAATTTTCCGACCCTGCCGCCAAGGCGAAGGTGGAAGCCCTGATCCCGCTTGGGTATATCGGCAAGCCCGAAGAAATTGCCGCTGCCGCCGCCTGGCTGGCCTCCTCTGAATCGAGCTATGTCACAGGCATTACCTTGTTTGCGGACGGGGGTATGACCAAGTACCCCGCTTTCCAGGGAGGGCAAGGCTGA
- a CDS encoding VOC family protein, which yields MAVKRIVANIDTGRVAEAKRFYQDVLGLDLLMDHGWIATYGSPETMQVQISFAEEGGSGTPVPDLSIEVDDVEAVLADMNNAGFPVEYGPVDEPWGVRRFFVRDPFGKLVNILMH from the coding sequence GTGGCAGTCAAACGAATTGTCGCTAATATTGATACGGGACGAGTTGCGGAAGCTAAACGCTTCTACCAGGACGTGCTTGGTCTTGATCTGCTGATGGATCACGGCTGGATCGCCACCTACGGGTCGCCGGAGACGATGCAGGTACAGATCAGCTTTGCCGAAGAGGGAGGATCCGGCACGCCCGTACCCGACCTTTCCATCGAAGTCGACGATGTCGAGGCGGTGTTGGCCGATATGAACAACGCCGGCTTCCCTGTCGAATACGGCCCAGTGGATGAGCCTTGGGGCGTTCGCCGATTTTTCGTACGCGATCCGTTCGGCAAGCTCGTCAATATTTTGATGCATTGA
- a CDS encoding TetR/AcrR family transcriptional regulator produces MSKDNTTEHEIGPMLPGGAALSWGLVKPPQRGPKRELSIRQIVDAAIEIADRDGLSAVSMNRVASSLGYTAMSLYRYIPSKDDLLLLMQDAVCEVPLPDEDAPDWRDNMRLFVKLSMQVFRDHPWFGDIPISGVPITPNNLRVIDWGLRFMRDFPLNDYEKISFILLLSNYARSSGLIQRDMDLALKSGSTAERFSGTDYTLALKALVKPDQFPYLYPVIMSGVYTEENPGENPIGNDIDFGLERILDGIERYLEMKTEQEKGKGKEQSKEQASKNQAEEGERGG; encoded by the coding sequence ATGTCAAAAGATAATACGACAGAGCATGAAATCGGGCCCATGCTGCCCGGCGGCGCTGCGCTCAGCTGGGGATTGGTCAAGCCCCCGCAGCGAGGGCCGAAGAGGGAGCTCAGCATCCGGCAGATCGTCGACGCTGCAATCGAAATTGCGGATCGTGACGGCCTGTCTGCCGTTTCGATGAACCGGGTGGCATCGTCTTTAGGGTACACCGCCATGTCGCTGTACCGCTACATTCCGAGCAAGGATGACCTTCTGCTGCTCATGCAGGATGCGGTCTGCGAGGTTCCGCTTCCGGACGAGGATGCGCCGGACTGGCGGGACAACATGCGCCTATTCGTCAAATTAAGCATGCAGGTATTCCGGGACCACCCCTGGTTCGGCGACATTCCAATCTCCGGCGTACCGATAACCCCGAACAATCTCCGGGTCATCGATTGGGGATTGCGCTTCATGAGGGATTTTCCGCTGAATGACTATGAAAAGATCTCCTTCATTCTGCTGCTGAGCAACTACGCGAGATCCAGCGGCCTCATCCAACGGGATATGGATCTTGCGCTCAAATCAGGGTCCACCGCGGAGCGGTTCAGCGGGACGGACTATACCCTCGCGCTGAAGGCGCTCGTGAAGCCCGACCAGTTCCCGTACCTGTACCCCGTCATTATGTCCGGCGTCTATACGGAAGAGAACCCGGGAGAGAATCCGATCGGGAACGACATTGATTTCGGGCTGGAGCGCATTCTGGACGGAATCGAGCGCTATCTGGAGATGAAGACGGAGCAGGAGAAGGGGAAAGGGAAGGAGCAGAGTAAGGAGCAGGCAAGTAAGAATCAAGCAGAGGAAGGAGAAAGAGGAGGCTGA
- a CDS encoding ABC transporter permease, whose product MIVKPVHNAKKTSLAVTQSVFIGRSLRHSLRNADAMVMAILLPVLLMLLFTYVFGGAIDSSGDYVNYVVPGIILLCAGFGSSSVAVDVAQDMTNGIIDRFRTMPIRSISVITGHVVASLARNLLATGVVLAVALLVGFKPTGGLTDWIFAVGLIVLFILAFTWLFAAIGMVAGSPAAAGSYGFALLFLPYLSSAFVKTDTMPEWLQWIASNQPITPVIESIRGLLMGASIREFIGWAIGWCLLILLVSLLWGVWSFRRRAGRR is encoded by the coding sequence ATGATAGTCAAGCCTGTCCACAACGCAAAGAAAACATCGCTTGCCGTTACCCAAAGCGTCTTTATCGGACGCAGCCTCCGCCACAGCCTCCGCAATGCGGATGCGATGGTGATGGCGATTCTGCTGCCGGTTCTCTTGATGCTGCTGTTCACGTACGTTTTCGGCGGAGCGATCGATTCCAGCGGCGATTACGTAAACTATGTCGTGCCGGGAATTATTCTGCTATGCGCGGGCTTCGGCTCCTCCTCGGTGGCCGTTGACGTCGCGCAAGATATGACGAACGGGATTATCGACCGGTTCCGGACGATGCCGATCCGCAGCATTAGCGTCATTACCGGGCATGTCGTCGCCAGCCTGGCCCGCAACCTGCTTGCAACCGGCGTTGTGCTCGCGGTTGCCTTGCTTGTCGGTTTCAAGCCAACCGGAGGCCTGACCGATTGGATATTCGCGGTAGGTCTGATCGTCTTGTTCATCCTCGCCTTCACCTGGCTGTTTGCAGCGATCGGCATGGTCGCCGGCAGCCCTGCTGCAGCGGGGAGCTACGGGTTCGCCCTGCTCTTTCTGCCTTACCTCTCCAGCGCCTTCGTCAAGACGGATACGATGCCGGAATGGCTGCAGTGGATCGCAAGCAACCAGCCTATTACGCCGGTGATCGAGTCCATCCGCGGATTGCTGATGGGAGCTTCGATCCGCGAGTTTATCGGCTGGGCAATCGGATGGTGCTTGCTCATTTTGCTCGTCTCACTGCTATGGGGGGTGTGGTCATTCCGCAGAAGAGCAGGCCGTCGTTAA
- a CDS encoding ATP-binding cassette domain-containing protein, whose translation MQKYAVEIQGLYKRFGSQQVLDGIDLKVPEGSVLALLGPNGAGKTTLVNIMSTLVTPDAGTLHINGYDVSREREKVQQSISLTGQFAAVDEVLTAEENLRMICRLSGLTAAESRIRSAELLEYFDLAPARSKRAGTFSGGMKRRLDLAISLVVPKPVLFLDEPTTGLDTRSRRSLWDMILQLKRQGITIVLTTQYLEEADQLADRIAVLDGGHIVAEGSPEELKSRVGGEVLELRNADDEVIHRMPTSGSIGDVASALQELMRQLPAETRVGLHSPKMDEVFIALTEKRMEEIV comes from the coding sequence ATGCAAAAATACGCCGTAGAAATTCAAGGTCTGTACAAACGGTTCGGCAGCCAGCAGGTGCTGGACGGAATCGATCTGAAAGTGCCGGAAGGCAGTGTGTTGGCCCTGCTCGGTCCCAATGGAGCCGGTAAAACCACCTTGGTCAACATCATGTCAACCTTGGTCACTCCTGATGCGGGGACATTGCATATCAACGGGTACGATGTGAGCCGGGAGCGCGAGAAGGTACAGCAATCGATCAGTCTGACCGGTCAATTCGCCGCCGTGGACGAAGTGCTGACCGCGGAAGAAAATCTGCGGATGATCTGCAGGCTGTCCGGCCTCACGGCCGCAGAATCCCGCATTCGAAGCGCAGAGCTCCTGGAATACTTCGATCTGGCACCGGCACGATCCAAGCGTGCAGGCACCTTCTCGGGCGGCATGAAAAGACGCCTGGATCTGGCGATCAGCCTCGTCGTTCCAAAGCCCGTTCTGTTCCTGGACGAACCGACGACCGGGCTTGATACCCGAAGCCGCCGGTCGCTGTGGGATATGATTCTGCAGCTGAAGCGCCAAGGGATCACGATTGTCCTGACTACGCAGTATCTGGAGGAAGCCGATCAGCTTGCCGACCGGATCGCGGTGCTTGATGGAGGGCATATCGTGGCGGAAGGCAGCCCGGAGGAGCTAAAATCCCGGGTCGGGGGCGAGGTATTGGAGCTGCGGAACGCGGATGATGAAGTCATTCATCGCATGCCAACGAGCGGCTCGATAGGCGATGTTGCAAGCGCGCTTCAGGAGCTGATGCGCCAGCTGCCGGCAGAAACGCGGGTTGGCCTCCACAGTCCGAAAATGGATGAGGTATTCATCGCGCTGACTGAGAAGAGAATGGAGGAGATCGTATGA